The following DNA comes from Erigeron canadensis isolate Cc75 chromosome 3, C_canadensis_v1, whole genome shotgun sequence.
TCTCGAACCTCACCGGGGTCCAGGGAGCTGTAAATATTCAGGGTGAGGACCAGAAGAAGCTTGATGTTATCTCCAATGAGGTTTGCTGTTTTATTAGTGTTATGGTTAATCTTATACAGTAACAGTTTTGATATAATACTCCATTTTTCACTTAAACAAAAAAGGCTCGAGTTCATTAGATACATGTTAACATCGTCATTACCCAATGGAACAGGTAGACGAACTCTATACACGTTGTCTCTAAACAGTTAAGTCTTGCAAAAATTCTTGCTAGATGTGAATCAGATGATTGTTGAAAACCAATGTCCCATTTTATACAAAGTTCTGTTCTGCCTTTCAACTTTTTTTAGGTTCAGTTAGACCATCTGAAAGTGGTCCGGTTCAGTTAGGCCATTTGAGAGTCACATAATGAAGTAATCGAGATGCAAAAATAAGTTTGATGTTTTAAGTGACATATGAAAAGGCCGATAAGTATTATAGTCTTATAGAATTGAAAGTTTCAATAAGAATACATTTCAATTGCTTTTGatgtataaattaaaattaattgttatcatacaaaaataacttttttgtttttttaatccaagaGTATGATTTGTGCCTTTAGAATGATACATTCAGTCATTCTTGATGACAATGCATTCTAATCTACTGAAGTCAAACACAAATTTTTGAGGTTTAAAAAGCTTTAGTATTTTGTAACAGGTGTTTTCGAATTGTTTGAGATCGAGCGGAAGAACAGGAATCATTGCATCGGAGGAGGAGGATGTGCCAGTGGCAGTAGAAGAGAGTTACTCTGGCAACTACATTGTGGTGTTTGATCCTCTTGATGGATCATCCAACATTGATGCTGCTGTTTCAACTGGTTCTATTTTCGGTATCTACAGCCCCAACGATGAGTGTCTTGCTGATATCGACTTTGAATCTACGGTAACAAACATCCTCTTCCTTTTTATACTCTACATGTCTAACTAGTTTGATAAGCACTTCTCAAATTTGATCACAATTTATCAAGTTGTGTATAAATTGTAAAGATGTATGGATATGTGTCATTTGCCTTGTTTACCCATTAGAGGTTACAGCAAAAAATGTTAATGTAACATGAATACTGAGTCAAAATTATATAATGCATACATAATACATCTGAATATTAAGTTCAAAATGTTGCAAGTTTGACCTTAAAATCAAAATGCAGCTCAGCAGCGAAGAACAAAGGTGTATTATTAACGTATGCCAACCTGGGAACAACCTCCTAGCAGCTGGTTATTGTATGTACTCAAGCTCCGTGATCTTTGTATTGTCAATAGGAACAGGGGTTTATTCATTCACATTAGACCCAATGTACGGTGAGTTTGTACTAACTCAAGAAAAGATCCAAATTCCCAAATCCGGAAAGATTTACTCATTCAATGAAGGAAACTATGCGCTATGGGATGATAAACTCAAGAAATACATGGATAGCCTAAAGGACCCAGGTCCTTCTGGCAAGCCTTATTCGGCTAGGTATATTGGTAGTTTGGTTGGTGATTTCCATAGAACCCTTTTGTATG
Coding sequences within:
- the LOC122590946 gene encoding fructose-1,6-bisphosphatase 1, chloroplastic is translated as MAATTSSNLLHFSSSHSISRLTPLKTTLFSCSKRRLSATAVNGASTTGGLVRCMAVASEAESVKKTSSYQIMTLTNWLLKQEQSGVIDAELTIVMSSISMACKQIASLVQRASISNLTGVQGAVNIQGEDQKKLDVISNEVFSNCLRSSGRTGIIASEEEDVPVAVEESYSGNYIVVFDPLDGSSNIDAAVSTGSIFGIYSPNDECLADIDFESTLSSEEQRCIINVCQPGNNLLAAGYCMYSSSVIFVLSIGTGVYSFTLDPMYGEFVLTQEKIQIPKSGKIYSFNEGNYALWDDKLKKYMDSLKDPGPSGKPYSARYIGSLVGDFHRTLLYGGIYGYPRDAKSKNGKLRLLYECAPMSYLVEQAGGKGSDGHQRVLDIQPTEIHQRVPLYIGSVEEVEKLEKYLA